A stretch of Mytilus edulis chromosome 11, xbMytEdul2.2, whole genome shotgun sequence DNA encodes these proteins:
- the LOC139495558 gene encoding P2X purinoceptor 7-like produces MAVQKYRQTERFRHGANVVFAEKYPMKLKVCGKQTPVNCHSQLREFNTVVLDELVLEVARRMREDLMIDPHDDNFNRGNRHAAYRQYVLWIHGYFGTGNRRVIPSCVVWKIREKYPDPVGQYVVFEPGRLG; encoded by the exons ATGGCAGTCCAGAAATACCGCCAAACAGAGAGGTTCCGTCATGGTGCAAATGTAGTTTTTGCCGAGAAATACCCAATGAAATTGAAAGTGTGCGGCAAGCAAACACCAGTCAACTGTCACTCCCAACTAAGG GAGTTTAACACCGTGGTGTTAGATGAGCTGGTCCTGGAGGTTGCCAGGCGAATGAGGGAGGACCTGATGATTGATCCTCATGATGACAATTTCAACAGAGGGAATAGGCATGCTGCATATAGGCAGTATGTCCTATGGATCCATGGTTACTTTGGAACAGGCAACAGGCGGGTTATACCAAGCTGTGTTGTTTGGAAGATAAGGGAGAAATACCCTGATCCAGTTGGGCAATATGTTGTATTTGAACCTGGTCGACTTggctaa